TCGTGAAACAAAGAACCTTTCTTACAACCGTATCGATTTGACATCGCAGAAGGGCGATCAAATCAGTAAAGTGTTTGGAATTGAAGAACCGGTCCATGGCAAGACCAATTGGGTACTCCGTCGATTCAGACAATACGAGCATTGGAAGAGTTTTCCCAACAATTCGAACAGGAACAGAATTGAACAACTCAACAATCGAGGAAATGCGCTTGCAGCTTCCTATTTGAAAAATAGATCAATCGTGAGGGGGCGTTTTGAGTCTTACATAGGTGTCGAAACCAGTGATCGACTGCGACTCGCCTTTAAGGAGTGGCAAGATACGAGGGAAAGTATTCTACGAGCAACTGAGTCTCATCATCGCACTGAGTATAGCGAGAGAGCCTCATCAAAAAGCAAGCTGGAGTCCTTACTCTATTCCCTAGCAGATTTGAAGGATGCGATCAGACGTGAGTATTCCCGCAATTTAGAGATTGCTAAGGAAGAACCATCAAAGCCGATCCACTTCATGGATAATTTTATAAAAGTGCCCGTCGAGTGGATTCAAAAATTTGTTGCCCGCCGAAATGTCAGTGAGCTTCCGAAAGTCAGTAGGCTATTTGATGAGGAACTAAGACGCCTCTGCCTGGAAACACTCCAACTCAAATCTGATTTCATAAAACAAGCTCAACAAGAAGAAGCCTACGCCATAGAATTAGCAGCACTTTCTGACAGCAAAGGGGGAGCACCTAGTAAGGTAACGAGCAACGCTCACGAAAAGAAGTCTTACAAAAGATCTTCCCTCGGCGTGTATAGCCAACTTTATATCTATGGCGAGGTTTACTGCTGGCCAACTTGGCTCGATCATGCGCTACGGTAAAATTGTTTGAACTAAAACTTTTTATAGAGGGTTTGAGCGCCACTGGTACAACTAAGCACAGCTTGGCTTGCTTCTCTCTTTTTTTAAGATCCGTCTCAGCGGTTTACCGAGATCTTGATTCGAAATTCTGAGTTAAACGTCCGCAGATCTAAAGAACTCGATTATATGATATTGCTTTGGTGTTAATGGCCAAACAAGATAGGTAAAATGTCCGTCAAGGGATTCAAAAAGATCATCCGTTTCATGAGTTCGCGCCTCAAGTTGTTGGCCAGTTCTTAATAGCTTTTGGGTGGCCTCTAAAAGCTTCTGATCGCTTTGATAGATGAGCTGATCCCAGGGTTTCTCTAGCAGTGCCTTTAAGGATGGGCCAGATAAACTTAGGCGGTCGTGGTAAGAGGCGACCTCACAGGTGCTAGATACCGCATGGATAAATTCCTGCAACTCCGCCTTCCAATCGGACCAAGAAACTGGCATCTGAAGCGGCATCTGCCCAAGGCAATTGCTGAAAAGTATGTGAGAGGGCTGCACCTTCTTCGTAAAACCAAATAGCCATTCTATTCTACTGAAGTCAGACGTGTGCCACTCTAAATTTCTCAAACTGTGACGAGCCCAAAAACGCCAACCTGCCAGCGGGTCTTTATCTATGGCGACAATGTGGTCAAAAGATTTAAGGAATCGCGCTGAAAGAGTGTAACCTCCACTAGGACCAAGCAACAAAAGCCTCCGTGGACCGGAACGCTCACTAACCCAGCTGAGCAGCAAAGTCTCCAGCTGAAGACGAAAGCCTTGCCACCCGACCTGCGCTCTGCGCCCCGCCCTTACGTGATACCCAAAGTCGCCAAAGACACCCATGGCAATAGCATCTTACGGCATATATGAGCCGACAAACTGTAAAGCGGTTCACCTTGACCTTAGGTCGTGAAATGGGGTACCCAATCAGTGAACTTTTTTTGGGCTCTTAGCTCAGTTGGTTAGAGCGCTACCTTGACATGGTAGAGGTCACAGATTCGAGTTCTGTAGAGCCCACCACTTCCACTTCCCCACCTCACTCCTAAAGGGCTTTTGATGTTGGACATGCGGGTGGTATTTTTCCCATCAGCAACGATATAATCAACAAAGCTTATTCAAGTGAGCAAGATACTAAATTTTCTGCAATCTCGTAAGATTGCGGGTACGTTCTAAGGTCTTTGTAAGAAAACTCCGCACTAACATTACCGCGGCTCAAGTAACTCCGCGAAAAACTAGTACGTTTCTCAGTTAGACTTAAAGTCACAGATTGCTGTTTTATATTCGCCTCTACAATTTGAACGCTGGCCACTGCTAAAATTTTGAATTCTCCTGACGAAACCTCCACTTTAGCCGATTTAAAAGAAATACCATCGAATTCGGCGGTTTGCTGAAGAACGGCTTCTCCGATAAGCATTGCGCCTCGTTCCGGCGGTGCAGTACACACCCCGCTGTTGGAACATACCTGGGAGCTCTGAGTTAGGTAACAAGTCAATTTATTTGACTCCCCCCATGCCAAACCTGAAACGACAGCCGATGTTTTTTGATGAGTGAGGCTTCAAGCAGAAAAGCTTCAACTTCGTTCGGGGTTGTCAGGTAGTGGACAGACTCGATGTTTTGAACAAGTAAGCAAGTCTTTGGGCTTAAATCCTTCCCGTTATTGAAGTAGCTTCTGACCCTTGCCCTTAGCTCTTTCGCCTTACCCACGTAGATGGTTTTTCCGGCAGCGTCCTTCATTAGGTACACGCCTGGAGCTAGCGGAAAGGTTTTTACCGTTTCTTTCAGGGACTCAACTCTGGCGGCAATCTCTGCTTGGATTTTTCGCTTCACAATTGCAGTTATAGCAAAGTCCTGAGGGGCTGTTTAGATATCATCTCAAACTCCTTGCGCAGATGCGAAAAAAACCAAACAGCAGCGTTACTCTTCGTCGACAGAGCACATTGTTTCCCCCTTGCGCATCACCTACTTTTGGCCCTGTTCGACCTGGCCGCCATTTTTGGTGAAGGGTCGTTGCACGTACCCCTATGGGCCGAGCGCCGCAGCCTCTATTTATTCCTAGCATCGCATCGTGAGGTGGTGCTAGGTCTGGACTAAGTGCCAGATCAGATCTGGCTTCTGAAGATTGGTCTAAGTTCCTACGCTGGCGAGCCGAATGACTAAGCATCGGCAAAGACCGCCCAATTCGGCTAATGGCTCAAAGGACAAAGTCAATTCGCTGCCTGGAGGGAAAATGGGACTAGTTGTACGCCTAATATTTATAATGAGTTTAACTGGTGACGCTTTTGCCTGCTTGGGTCCAAAAGTAGAATACAACTTAGGCTTTGTCGAAAACAGCGATGGAAATCTGGTCGTGCAACTGAATTCAGAATGGACTCCACTGGGCGGCGGGGCGGAGCAGAACCATTCTTCAAAGATACTGGATGATGATGGCTTCCTTTCGGCGCACTTAGCTTACGTTAAAATGTCAAAGGAAAACAAAAACCCCCCTGACCGGCGGATACTAGTTTTCTTTTTTGACCAACTTGAGAGATTTAGAGCCTATCTACCGGCCGCCAAAAAGCAAATAGAGGCAGATATGAAAAAGTACCCAGAAAAGCTAGATATACTTATTCAAAAATCAAGAACGATCGGTGACGTGCAAGATGCAGTTACAGACTTGCTAAGTCGGCGAAACAAAAACCCCGCCATGCTATACGATTTGGCTCCATTCACAAAAGTAAGGCTATACGGGCAGTTTGCAGGATACGAAGTGATCAGCTCAACTAATAGATCTTCAGGCTTCACCAAACTCTGGGACATAGATATGCCTTCTGAGCACGTTGGAAAATCCTTGGGATGTGATTCGGCAATTGATGGATTTAATACGAATAAAAATCCGCCCAATAGAACAAACAAAACAAAAGAAGAATCGTTTTCCTTCGGTATCAATTAAGCGAAGGATCAGCGGAGAGGCCCCCATGAAAGCAATAATATTTTCCATTAACTTTTTAGCTGTCTCAATGTCTGCTCAAGATCTGTTCGGCGCTTTATGTGATTCGGTTCAGGGAAGAGTTAAAGGCTACAACGAGCATGTCGTTAAGATTGAGAATTTGCAAACCCGAGTCACCTACGCCGTTCAGATCAAGGGACTACCCAAAGGGGATCTTGAGTTTTTTAAAGAGAATGTGAACAGACTCGTTGATACGTGTCTGCCGGGCTCATTTATTCGAAGGCCCGCCTCAAAGTAGGTGCAAAAGTGCTAGAATTGGTAGCACAGATTGTATTGGAGGCGCTAGTTGTCTCACCCGGCGCATTCGTGCTGTGGGCGATGAAAGGCTTTAAAGGCTCTTACAAATCGATTCTGGTTGAACAGAAAAATTTTTCTATATTTATCGGCGTCGCTTTTTGGGTTTTAGTCGCCGCTATCGGAACCTTAATTGCTCGAAGTGTGGGCTAGGCATTGAATAGATCTTATCCACCACTGGAATCTCGCCAATTTGTAAAAGGCTTCTTCTAAGCTGTGACCTGACTTAGGATAAGTGTGGCTGCGCTTTACTTGGGCACACGCCTTTCAAAAAGCCAACACTGAAACTTAGAAAGCCTTTCCCTTATATGAGTTTAAATTCATCTCGACGAGCTCATCTTTATTTGAAGTAATAACGGGGCCATTCGCCAAGCAGCCTTCGGACTTAACCCTTCGGACTTACCTTAACCGCGCAACTACCCATACAAGACGCTTCTTCGGTATTCTCTACGCTGCTTGGGCCCGCCGAGTGACCTCGGAGCATAGGGAAAGCCAATCGCCTCAAGCAAGTTTTCGTCAAGATATCTACACACATTCTTAAAGTGTCGTCCCCATTCGACAATACTTGTATAGGGACGCCTATCCCAAAAGCCTTGCGTAGCTCCAACCACCTGATTAGGTTCTTCTTCAGCACGCGCAGCGCCTCTTTGTTTATTCATTATTAGCCTCGCAGTGAGTCCACTGACTGAGCGGACAAAGCAGACGTAACTTTCTCTGGACTGAGCGAGGATCACCAAATGTAAGTGGTTACCACCATTGGCAAATCGGTATATTTTCACGCCAAACCTCTTTGCCTGCCTCTGAATGAGTGCATATATCGCTGCATCTTTTTTATAGAAGGATCGTGCACCCTTAGCCAAACTCGACCGCATCACTAAATGCAATGTTTTCTTAAAACTGATAGGTCTTTTACTTTTTGGATGACTCGTCAAGAGCGAGCCGCCGAACTTCTTTATGGCTTTATGTTCAAGAATTTCAAAGCCGAATTGTTTCTGCTTAGTCCGCCTTGGACCAGCTTTTTTAGTCATAGTTTACCTTATTTAGAAAAATAACGCTGCGAAAAGCTCGACACCCGCTACGTTCTTGTAAATCTAGAAACTTTTGGTAGCGATGTCAAATACTTTTTCGTGGGGTCGCGCTTAGGAATTAGATCTTTAACTAAAAACTATTGTGCAAATGCGCCTGACCTCATCTTCGACAGTGAGAGAATCTTGGGCTAACCGCCGGGGACATTAGCTCAACACTAATGAATCAGCTGAGCATGGAAAAGCCAACCTCACTAGAAGCACTTTTTTACCCTACGATCTAAAAAAATCGTACGGCAGGACCCATGAAACATAGTGGTAAAAATACGTTGTATTCTTACCACTATGTTATAGACCCCCTAGTAAAACGTGCGGCTGCTTTTTGCCATCTCTGCTAGTGGAGCGCTTGGTTTGAACCGAGAGCCCACTTTTGAAGCGTAAACTTCGAGCTCATCCGTAATTACCGAACTTCCCACACTGTCTGCATACCTAAGGAGCCCTCCACGAAAAGGAGGAAAGCCTGTTCCCATTATCATTGCCAAGTCTACGTCTTCTGCTTTTTCAACAATGCGATCCTTCACGAAAGCAAGAGCTGCCTCATTTATCATCGCAAATATTCCGCGCTGAACCATGTCCCTTTCAGAAATTTTATTGGTGGGCTGAGAAAGACCCAATTCTTTGTAAACTGTTTGATCAACACCTAACTTTTTACCCTTTTCGTCATAAAGGTAGAAACCTCGACCATTCTTTTTTCCAAGGCGATTGAGCTCGACAACCTTAGCCATTGAAGGCGGCACTGCTGCACGCTCACCAAAAGCGCCATGAAAAATCTTGGCTACCTTTAAACAAACATCAATTCCAATTTCGTCGATGAGATGACAAGGCCCCATGGGCATTCCGAAGTTGAGGTAAGCCTTATCAAGGGCCTCGATGGAACAGCCTTCTTCTACCAAATGAACCGCTTCGATAAGATACGGAAGCAGCAACCGATTGACAAGAAAACCTGGGCCATCCTTAACAACGACAGGGTACTTTCCGAGTTTTTTGGACAGTTCAAAAATAGTTGCCGTAGCTACGTCGCTCGTCTTCTCACCGCGAATCACTTCAATAAGAGGCATTTTATCTACTGGATTGAAAAAATGCATCCCTACAAAATTCTCAGGCCGTGGCGAGCCTTCTGACATTTCCGTCACTGACAATGAGGAGGTGTTGGTTGCAATAATCACATCGGGCGAACACTGAGCTGCACACTCCGCGATGACTTTCTTCTTGATGTTCATATCTTCAACGATGGCTTCGATAACAAGATCGACGCCTTTGAATCCGTCGTAAGTCGTTGAACCTTGAATGCGATCCATTTTGTGCTGAAACCCGACCTTCGAGAGCTTTCTTCTCTCAACTGCTTTCTTCCAAATCTTTTCGGCCGCCTGATAACCCTTTTTAATAGCATCATCGCTAAGATCTTTCATGATAACGTCGATCGACTTATCAGCGCCAAGCTGAGCAATCCCGCCGCCCATCGTTCCAGCGCCAAGCACGGCCATCTTACGAATGCTCTTGGTGGGCACTTCGCCTTCAACGCCGGTCTTCTTTTTGATGCCTTCTACGAGATAGAACAAATGAATGAGATTTTTACTCACATCCGTGATGGCGACTTCACCGAACGCTTTGGCCTCAACTTCGAGACTCTGATCTCGATACTTTGAGCCGTAAGTTTTTTGGATAACATCTATAGCTTTAAGCGGAGCAGGATACAGCCCTTTCGTGAGCTTTAGCACAGATTCACGAGCCTTCTTAAAAACGATGGGGCGACCGAGAAAGCTCTCTAAAAACATGGGCATCACGCCGCTGGGTTCGTAGGATTTCTTTCGTTTTTTATCTTTCGAGCGAATGGCCTTTTGAGCCATTTTCATCGCCGCCTCTTCGAGATTCACTGAAGGAACACATTTTTCGACAAGGCCGAGCTTCTGCGCTTTTCTCCCGTCAACGGCTTTACCGGCAAGTATGATATCTAAAGAGGCTTGAAGACCGATCACTCTTGGAAGGCGAACGCATCCGCCGAATCCTGGGATGATTCCAAGCTTTGTTTCGGGAAGACCTATCTTAGTTGATGGATCATCAGAGCAGACTCGATAATCACACGCTAAAATCATTTCGCAGCCGCCGCCCATGCAGGCACCATGAACAGCCGCCACCACTGGAATGGGCAAATCTTCGATCATGTTGAAAACTTTTTGCCCTCCCGCTGCAGCTTCTTCGGCATCTTTTTCTGTTTTAATATTTTTAATCTCGGCAATATCGGCACCAGCAATAAATATCCGCGGCTTTCGCGATATCATGACGGCCGCTTTATAATGGGAGCTCTTTAATTCGTTGATCACGTCTACAAAACGACGCATGACTGGTGTGGATAACTTATTTACCTTCTCTCCCACCAAATCCCATTCGATTAATGCAATGTCGCCTCTGTTGACTATCCTAATGCTTTCTTCAACGCTCACTATCTACTCCTCACGTTCAACACGAAAAAACGAAAGCGGCGGCAAATCGTTTAAAACGCTCGCGCCAGCCCCATCTGGATTTCGACAAATCTAGCTAAGTGGTCAAATTTATTAGCTCTTTTGGCTGCGCAAAAGTCAATCTGGTTCCAGGTAGTTACAACTCATGCCCCAACGCATTAGGCAATTGCAGAGGTTAGACGTAAGTCCTTCATTTGACAGTGAAAACATGGGAGAAATACGCTTAAGTTTTGATACTGGACCCCAAAAACTAGTGAGGCGAAGCCATGGCTCTCGAACAAGACGCACTCGAATATCATCGCATGGGCCGCAAGGGCAAAATTGAAATAACTCCGACAAAACCCTGCGACACGGATAGAGATCTCTCCCTGGCTTATTCGCCAGGAGTCGCCGCACCTTGTATCGAAATTCAAAAGAATCCGGCAGAAGTATTTGAATACACCGCTCGGGGAAATCTTGTTGGGGTCATATCAAATGGAACCGCTGTCTTAGGTCTTGGCAACATTGGAGCATTGGCGTCGAAACCAGTGATGGAAGGCAAAGGCGTTTTGTTTAAAAAATTTGCCGACATTGACGTCTTTGATATTGAGATCACCGCCACCGATCCGAAAGAATTTATTCAGACGGTTCAAAACTTAGAGCCCACATTTGGCGGCATCAACCTCGAAGACATCAAGGCTCCTGAGTGTTTTGAAATTGAAGAAACGTTGAGAAAAACAATGAAAATCCCCGTCTTTCATGATGACCAGCATGGGACGGCCATCATCTCAGCCGCCGCACTTATAAACGCTGTCGAGGTTGCCAATAAAAAGCTTCATGAGGTGCGGATTGTGGTGAATGGCGCCGGTG
The genomic region above belongs to Bdellovibrionales bacterium CG10_big_fil_rev_8_21_14_0_10_45_34 and contains:
- a CDS encoding fatty oxidation complex subunit alpha, coding for MSVEESIRIVNRGDIALIEWDLVGEKVNKLSTPVMRRFVDVINELKSSHYKAAVMISRKPRIFIAGADIAEIKNIKTEKDAEEAAAGGQKVFNMIEDLPIPVVAAVHGACMGGGCEMILACDYRVCSDDPSTKIGLPETKLGIIPGFGGCVRLPRVIGLQASLDIILAGKAVDGRKAQKLGLVEKCVPSVNLEEAAMKMAQKAIRSKDKKRKKSYEPSGVMPMFLESFLGRPIVFKKARESVLKLTKGLYPAPLKAIDVIQKTYGSKYRDQSLEVEAKAFGEVAITDVSKNLIHLFYLVEGIKKKTGVEGEVPTKSIRKMAVLGAGTMGGGIAQLGADKSIDVIMKDLSDDAIKKGYQAAEKIWKKAVERRKLSKVGFQHKMDRIQGSTTYDGFKGVDLVIEAIVEDMNIKKKVIAECAAQCSPDVIIATNTSSLSVTEMSEGSPRPENFVGMHFFNPVDKMPLIEVIRGEKTSDVATATIFELSKKLGKYPVVVKDGPGFLVNRLLLPYLIEAVHLVEEGCSIEALDKAYLNFGMPMGPCHLIDEIGIDVCLKVAKIFHGAFGERAAVPPSMAKVVELNRLGKKNGRGFYLYDEKGKKLGVDQTVYKELGLSQPTNKISERDMVQRGIFAMINEAALAFVKDRIVEKAEDVDLAMIMGTGFPPFRGGLLRYADSVGSSVITDELEVYASKVGSRFKPSAPLAEMAKSSRTFY